A stretch of the Glycine soja cultivar W05 chromosome 13, ASM419377v2, whole genome shotgun sequence genome encodes the following:
- the LOC114381404 gene encoding VAN3-binding protein-like isoform X2, protein MVSDYNLSPSDAHPETMDFLSLAWCNFAVQALQPEPQHGSVVLLDNNSMKQLEPGSPNPLPSSARMDGAHFGSFPAWKSNNVKSWIWMQQAMHPELNYNSCFRKKWMPWKQIIPLKNVSIKKWFKEIKMKRKEDQRLQRAEVHAAISVAGVAAALAAIAAENSKNESNQDRDAAVASAAALVAAQCAKVAEAMGAKKEQLSGVIGSAMSGTSASDILTLTAAAATSLKGAATLKVRSGCKNRLNGGVPILPLEDNNDLDFDFEKGRSILAQGAELYVETPEGKYMPRSVSVILNSEAKVVLMMRKHNLFKSKREGIVMTLHAELYQGSEAEDADTCYLIVLTTRGGVFKLDMADDFRRYKTWATTINHMLKISASFAKYELQFY, encoded by the exons ATGGTTTCCGATTATAATCTATCCCCTTCGGATGCACATCCCGAGACTATGGATTTCCTTTCACTTGCATGGTGTAACTTTGCTGTGCAAGCTCTGCAGCCTGAGCCACAACATGGATCAGTTGTTCTACTTGATAATAACTCTATGAAGCAATTGGAGCCTGGTAGCCCCAACCCTCTTCCTTCG AGTGCTAGAATGGATGGTGCGCATTTTGGGTCATTCCCAGCATGGAAGTCTAATAATGTAAAG TCATGGATATGGATGCAGCAAGCGATGCATCCTGAATTGAATTACAACAGCTGTTTCCGAAAGAAATGG ATGCCATGGAAGCAGATCATACCACTGAAAAATGTCTCAATAAAGAAATGGTTTAAGgaaataaagatgaagagaaaagaagatcaGAGGTTGCAAAGAGCAGAGGTGCATGCAGCAATATCAGTTGCGGGGGTTGCAGCAGCTCTAGCTGCTATTGCTGctgaaaattcaaaaaatgagTCAAACCAAGACAGAGATGCAGCAGTGGCCTCTGCAGCTGCCTTGGTAGCTGCACAGTGTGCAAAAGTAGCTGAAGCAATGGGGGCAAAGAAAGAACAGCTTAGCGGTGTAATTGGCTCAGCCATGAGTGGCACAAGTGCAAGTGACATCCTAACTCTCACTGCGGCAGCTGCAACAT CATTAAAAGGAGCTGCCACACTTAAAGTAAGATCAGGATGTAAGAACAGATTGAATGGGGGAGTCCCTATCTTGCCCCTTGAAGACAACAATGATCTAGATTTTGACTTTGAAAAAGGCAGATCAATTCTTGCACAGGGTGCTGAGTTATATGTAGAAACACCAGaag GGAAGTATATGCCTAGATCAGTGTCTGTAATCCTAAACAGCGAAGCCAAG GTTGTACTTATGATGAGGAAGCATAATCTATTCaaaagcaagagggagg GTATTGTAATGACTCTGCATGCGGAGCTGTATCAAGGTTCAGAAGCTGAGGATGCTGATACGTGTTATCTGATTGTTTTAACTACAAGAGGAGGAGTTTTCAAGCTAGACATGGCAGATGATTTCCGTCGTTACAAAACATGggcaacaacaatcaatcaCATGCTAAAAATTTCAGCTTCTTTTGCAAAATATGAGCTCCAATTTTACTAA
- the LOC114381069 gene encoding transcription factor IBH1-like 1 isoform X2: protein MRNINSVKQEFLKKWIWGLRKYSSQKKNMSLMERKKAIKLSADLAMASTRNKSTRWSRALIANASRDGNNKVLTEHVSPSSSSPPQRPATRKSFRRIRSCRNMLIRRNRAAVHCRTKDRVVAASFVAKRLVQKRTRRLKSLLPGGESMDAESLVEETLDYIQSLRAQVEVMRRLVTASEIMILNPSGGEKEALPYIR, encoded by the exons ATGCGAAACATCAACTCAGTTAAGCAAGAATTCCTGAAGAAATGGATATGGGGTCTCAGAAAATACAGCTCTCAGAAGAAAAACATGAGTCTGATGGAGAGAAAGAAAGCCATAAAGCTGTCAGCAGATTTAGCCATGGCTTCCACCAGAAACAAATCCACTCGCTGGAGCAGGGCCCTTATTGCGAATGCTTCAAGAGATGGCAACAACAAAGTCCTCACGGAACACGtgtcaccatcatcatcatcaccaccacAGAGGCCGGCAACAAGGAAAAGCTTCAGAAGGATCAGAAGCTGCAGAAACATGTTGATCAGAAGAAACCGTGCAGCAGTCCACTGCAGAACAAAGGATAGGGTGGTGGCGGCGAGTTTCGTTGCGAAGAGGCTGGTCCAGAAGAGAACGCGAAGGCTCAAGAGTCTCTTACCAGGAGGAGAATCCATGGACGCTGAGTCTTTGGTTGAAGAAACCCTAGATTATATACAATCACTGCGAGCTCAAGTTGAAGTTATGAGACGTCTTGTCACTGCCTCAGAGATCATGATCCTAAATCCATC GGGTGGAGAAAAAGAGGCGCTCCCATATATACGTTAA
- the LOC114382170 gene encoding uncharacterized protein LOC114382170 isoform X2 has protein sequence MTLLSSLCSCPLIPSSSSFPLTSSNLYGFSNIFRTQIQSSAATNICTQKIDTTLLTIAESFYEDELWAAACLRVRSFNQFRPDAFGILDHTRYLAEREFEALKERVSGKRMGFRRVSCINASLPLSHIATLSDDLCSSCKFSTNGEDRIVVGTLDLNQCLSLPDEIVGAKPEVIGADITRAYLSNVCVAKELHRNGLAYALLEKSKLVAYDWGITDLYVHVAVDNEPAKKLYIKSGFVYESDEPAWQARFLDRPRRLLLWSGLSKT, from the exons ATGACGCTGCTTTCTTCTCTCTGTTCCTGTCCTCTTATTCCTTCTTCCTCATCGTTTCCGTTGACATCATCTAATCTCTATGGTTTCTCCAACATATTCAGGACCCAAATCCAATCCTCAGCTGCCACCAACATTTGCACCCAAAAAATCGACACCACTCTCTTAACCATCGCTGAATCCTTCTACGAGGATGAGCTCTGGGCCGCTGCCTGTCTCCGCGTTCGTTCCTTCAATCAATTCCGCCCCGACGCCTTCGGAATCCTA GATCATACGAGGTACTTGGCTGAGCGCGAGTTCGAAGCCCTTAAGGAGCGCGTTTCAGGGAAAAGAATGGGCTTCAGAAGAGTCTCTTGCATAAATGCCTCCCTTCCTTTGTCCCATATTGCCACCCTCTCCGATGATTTGTGCTCTTCATGTAAG TTTTCTACCAATGGAGAGGACCGGATTGTAGTTGGTACTCTTGATCTTAATCAGTGCTTGAGCCTTCCCGATGAAATTGTAGGGGCGAAGCCTGAG GTCATTGGAGCTGATATCACAAGGGCATACCTCAGCAATGTATGTGTTGCCAAAGAGTTGCATAGAAATGGGTTGGCTTATGCACTTCTTGAAAAGTCAAAGTTAGTTGCTTATGATTGGG GCATAACAGATTTGTACGTCCATGTTGCTGTAGACAATGAACCAGCAAAGAAATTGTATATAAAGAGTGGGTTTGTCTATGAAAGTGATGAACCCGCGTGGCAGGCCAGGTTTCTAGATCGGCCCCGAAGACTTCTCCTATGGTCAGGGCTTTCAAAGACCTAA
- the LOC114381069 gene encoding transcription factor IBH1-like 1 isoform X1 — MRNINSVKQEFLKKWIWGLRKYSSQKKNMSLMERKKAIKLSADLAMASTRNKSTRWSRALIANASRDGNNKVLTEHVSPSSSSPPQRPATRKSFRRIRSCRNMLIRRNRAAVHCRTKDRVVAASFVAKRLVQKRTRRLKSLLPGGESMDAESLVEETLDYIQSLRAQVEVMRRLVTASEIMILNPSRGGEKEALPYIR, encoded by the exons ATGCGAAACATCAACTCAGTTAAGCAAGAATTCCTGAAGAAATGGATATGGGGTCTCAGAAAATACAGCTCTCAGAAGAAAAACATGAGTCTGATGGAGAGAAAGAAAGCCATAAAGCTGTCAGCAGATTTAGCCATGGCTTCCACCAGAAACAAATCCACTCGCTGGAGCAGGGCCCTTATTGCGAATGCTTCAAGAGATGGCAACAACAAAGTCCTCACGGAACACGtgtcaccatcatcatcatcaccaccacAGAGGCCGGCAACAAGGAAAAGCTTCAGAAGGATCAGAAGCTGCAGAAACATGTTGATCAGAAGAAACCGTGCAGCAGTCCACTGCAGAACAAAGGATAGGGTGGTGGCGGCGAGTTTCGTTGCGAAGAGGCTGGTCCAGAAGAGAACGCGAAGGCTCAAGAGTCTCTTACCAGGAGGAGAATCCATGGACGCTGAGTCTTTGGTTGAAGAAACCCTAGATTATATACAATCACTGCGAGCTCAAGTTGAAGTTATGAGACGTCTTGTCACTGCCTCAGAGATCATGATCCTAAATCCATC AAGGGGTGGAGAAAAAGAGGCGCTCCCATATATACGTTAA
- the LOC114382169 gene encoding GPI mannosyltransferase 3 — MSHSQRMRRRHNSDKYADKEESQAPTSSKSDSDHTSFLCSQKRVFALCLAFRMVNSVLVQTYFNPDEHWQGPEIAHRIAFGYGHLTWEWKQGIRSYLHPIIFVPLYRLLALLHLDTPWLMMRAPRLLQSVFSAVGDLYLYKLAAVLFGDSVAKWTLFSQLSNWFMFYCFSRTLSNSLETVLTLVSLYFWPCMRPSSNCSFVSRKWGLAVAAVACAIRPTSAITWLYVGLLELFKAHDRFKFIFLEVAPIGILVLGLTCLLDRFMYGTWILVPLNFLKFNFLSAGGDYYGTHKWHWYFTQGFPVMIFSHLPFCIAGIIYSKQWKFSGLLAWVLGFYSLLGHKEFRFALPVLPIALMFSGYSLAVIEDPGYAQNKGKKSIKKHTRFPPNMGAAILFLLATNIPMALYMSLVHQRGPEDAMNHLAREALHGKVKSILFLTPCHATPYYSMLHHNLPMQFLDCTPSEEKGVPDESDRFLMDPIPFVSEYAKNKSLPSHVVLFDSEEQKLKNLLISLDYKEEKRFFNAHFKVDRDLQGSIVVYVRIR, encoded by the exons ATGTCACATTCACAAAGAATGAGACGAAGACACAACAGTGACAAATATGCAGACAAAGAAGAATCCCAAGCTCCAACTTCATCCAAATCAGATTCAGACCACACATCATTCCTTTGTTCACAAAAACGAGTCTTCGCTCTCTGCTTGGCATTCCGAATGGTGAATTCCGTTTTGGTGCAGACTTATTTCAACCCCGATGAACACTGGCAAGGCCCCGAGATCGCGCATCGCATCGCTTTTGG GTACGGTCACTTAACCTGGGAGTGGAAACAAGGTATCCGAAGCTACTTGCACCCCATCATCTTCGTTCCGCTTTATAGGCTCCTCGCCTTACTGCATCTTGATACCCCATGGCTTATG ATGAGGGCTCCACGGCTACTGCAGTCTGTATTCTCTGCAGTTGGTGATTTATACTTGTACAAGCTTGCTGCGGTTCTCTTTGGTGATTCTGTTGCAAAATGGACA CTCTTTTCGCAATTGTCCAATTGGTttatgttttattgtttttctcgAACGCTGTCGAATAGCTTGGAGACTGTTCTTACACTAGTGTCCCTATACTTTTGGCCCTGCATGAGACCTTCCAGCAACTGTTCCTTTGTTTCAAGGAAGTGGGGCTTAGCTGTGGCAGCGGTGGCTTGTGCTATCCGACCAACAAGTGCAATCACATGGCTGTATGTTGGCCTGCTTGAGCTTTTCAAGGCACATGACagattcaaattcatttttttggaGGTGGCTCCTATTGG GATCCTGGTGCTTGGACTTACCTGCTTATTAGATCGTTTCATGTATGGCACATGGATTCTAGTACCacttaattttctaaaattcaattttctttctGCGGGAGGAGATTATTATGGAACTCACAAGTGGCACTGGTACTTCACTCAGGGATTTCCAGTCATGATCTTCTCTCACTTACCATTTTGTATAGCTGGTATCATTTATTCCAAACAATGGAAGTTTTCTGGCCTTCTTGCATGGGTTTTGGGTTTCTACAGTTTATTAGGCCACAAGGAATTCAG GTTTGCCTTGCCAGTTCTTCCCATAGCTCTGATGTTTTCTGGTTATTCTTTGGCTGTGATAGAAGATCCCGGTTATGCAcagaataaaggaaaaaaatctataaaaaagcATACGAGATTTCCTCCCAATATGGGAGCTGCTATCTTATTTTTGCTTGCTACCAATATTCCAATGGCTTTGTACATGAGTTTGGTTCATCAg AGAGGACCCGAGGATGCCATGAACCACCTTGCTAGGGAAGCTCTTCATGGGAAAGTGAAAAGCATTCTATTCCTAACGCCTTGCCATGCCACTCCCTACTATTCGATGCTGCATCATAACCTGCCAATGCAATTTCTCGATTGCACACCAAG TGAAGAGAAAGGAGTTCCTGATGAGTCTGACCGTTTCTTGATGGACCCTATTCCTTTTGTGTCTGAATATGCAAAAAACAAGTCTCTGCCCAGCCACGTTGTTTTATTTGATTCTGAAGAACAAAAATTGAAGAACCTTTTAATTTCACTTGATTATAAAGAG gaaaaaagattttttaatgCTCACTTCAAGGTTGATCGTGATCTTCAAGGTTCAATTGTTGTATACGTGCGAATAAGATAG
- the LOC114381404 gene encoding VAN3-binding protein-like isoform X1, with protein sequence MVSDYNLSPSDAHPETMDFLSLAWCNFAVQALQPEPQHGSVVLLDNNSMKQLEPGSPNPLPSMEKSARMDGAHFGSFPAWKSNNVKSWIWMQQAMHPELNYNSCFRKKWMPWKQIIPLKNVSIKKWFKEIKMKRKEDQRLQRAEVHAAISVAGVAAALAAIAAENSKNESNQDRDAAVASAAALVAAQCAKVAEAMGAKKEQLSGVIGSAMSGTSASDILTLTAAAATSLKGAATLKVRSGCKNRLNGGVPILPLEDNNDLDFDFEKGRSILAQGAELYVETPEGKYMPRSVSVILNSEAKVVLMMRKHNLFKSKREGIVMTLHAELYQGSEAEDADTCYLIVLTTRGGVFKLDMADDFRRYKTWATTINHMLKISASFAKYELQFY encoded by the exons ATGGTTTCCGATTATAATCTATCCCCTTCGGATGCACATCCCGAGACTATGGATTTCCTTTCACTTGCATGGTGTAACTTTGCTGTGCAAGCTCTGCAGCCTGAGCCACAACATGGATCAGTTGTTCTACTTGATAATAACTCTATGAAGCAATTGGAGCCTGGTAGCCCCAACCCTCTTCCTTCG ATGGAAAAGAGTGCTAGAATGGATGGTGCGCATTTTGGGTCATTCCCAGCATGGAAGTCTAATAATGTAAAG TCATGGATATGGATGCAGCAAGCGATGCATCCTGAATTGAATTACAACAGCTGTTTCCGAAAGAAATGG ATGCCATGGAAGCAGATCATACCACTGAAAAATGTCTCAATAAAGAAATGGTTTAAGgaaataaagatgaagagaaaagaagatcaGAGGTTGCAAAGAGCAGAGGTGCATGCAGCAATATCAGTTGCGGGGGTTGCAGCAGCTCTAGCTGCTATTGCTGctgaaaattcaaaaaatgagTCAAACCAAGACAGAGATGCAGCAGTGGCCTCTGCAGCTGCCTTGGTAGCTGCACAGTGTGCAAAAGTAGCTGAAGCAATGGGGGCAAAGAAAGAACAGCTTAGCGGTGTAATTGGCTCAGCCATGAGTGGCACAAGTGCAAGTGACATCCTAACTCTCACTGCGGCAGCTGCAACAT CATTAAAAGGAGCTGCCACACTTAAAGTAAGATCAGGATGTAAGAACAGATTGAATGGGGGAGTCCCTATCTTGCCCCTTGAAGACAACAATGATCTAGATTTTGACTTTGAAAAAGGCAGATCAATTCTTGCACAGGGTGCTGAGTTATATGTAGAAACACCAGaag GGAAGTATATGCCTAGATCAGTGTCTGTAATCCTAAACAGCGAAGCCAAG GTTGTACTTATGATGAGGAAGCATAATCTATTCaaaagcaagagggagg GTATTGTAATGACTCTGCATGCGGAGCTGTATCAAGGTTCAGAAGCTGAGGATGCTGATACGTGTTATCTGATTGTTTTAACTACAAGAGGAGGAGTTTTCAAGCTAGACATGGCAGATGATTTCCGTCGTTACAAAACATGggcaacaacaatcaatcaCATGCTAAAAATTTCAGCTTCTTTTGCAAAATATGAGCTCCAATTTTACTAA
- the LOC114382170 gene encoding uncharacterized protein LOC114382170 isoform X1, with product MTLLSSLCSCPLIPSSSSFPLTSSNLYGFSNIFRTQIQSSAATNICTQKIDTTLLTIAESFYEDELWAAACLRVRSFNQFRPDAFGILDHTRYLAEREFEALKERVSGKRMGFRRVSCINASLPLSHIATLSDDLCSSFSLKLQFSTNGEDRIVVGTLDLNQCLSLPDEIVGAKPEVIGADITRAYLSNVCVAKELHRNGLAYALLEKSKLVAYDWGITDLYVHVAVDNEPAKKLYIKSGFVYESDEPAWQARFLDRPRRLLLWSGLSKT from the exons ATGACGCTGCTTTCTTCTCTCTGTTCCTGTCCTCTTATTCCTTCTTCCTCATCGTTTCCGTTGACATCATCTAATCTCTATGGTTTCTCCAACATATTCAGGACCCAAATCCAATCCTCAGCTGCCACCAACATTTGCACCCAAAAAATCGACACCACTCTCTTAACCATCGCTGAATCCTTCTACGAGGATGAGCTCTGGGCCGCTGCCTGTCTCCGCGTTCGTTCCTTCAATCAATTCCGCCCCGACGCCTTCGGAATCCTA GATCATACGAGGTACTTGGCTGAGCGCGAGTTCGAAGCCCTTAAGGAGCGCGTTTCAGGGAAAAGAATGGGCTTCAGAAGAGTCTCTTGCATAAATGCCTCCCTTCCTTTGTCCCATATTGCCACCCTCTCCGATGATTTGTGCTCTTCAT TTTCGTTAAAATTACAGTTTTCTACCAATGGAGAGGACCGGATTGTAGTTGGTACTCTTGATCTTAATCAGTGCTTGAGCCTTCCCGATGAAATTGTAGGGGCGAAGCCTGAG GTCATTGGAGCTGATATCACAAGGGCATACCTCAGCAATGTATGTGTTGCCAAAGAGTTGCATAGAAATGGGTTGGCTTATGCACTTCTTGAAAAGTCAAAGTTAGTTGCTTATGATTGGG GCATAACAGATTTGTACGTCCATGTTGCTGTAGACAATGAACCAGCAAAGAAATTGTATATAAAGAGTGGGTTTGTCTATGAAAGTGATGAACCCGCGTGGCAGGCCAGGTTTCTAGATCGGCCCCGAAGACTTCTCCTATGGTCAGGGCTTTCAAAGACCTAA